Below is a genomic region from Botrytis cinerea B05.10 chromosome 2, complete sequence.
TCTTCATTCACATCTtaatctcttcatctcttcacaCTCGTCCGTCCCTCCATCATATCGCCAGCGTCACGAGAAtcatcctctcctcttcacaAGTAGCCACTCAGCGTCCCGAACCGTGTATCGTACTGCCCTAGCATCTTAAATTGCCGAAGTCTAGCGCCCGTGATACCGAGTGTCTCGGAGAAACCGTAAGGCTGATGTATCATCCTGCGTTTTCGAACGTCTGGACCGTGGTGCATTTTAAGCTTTCAATGTTGGAATTCGGAGAATAGTATTGTCTGTTTCATAATCCATTATTTCAGaccaatcccaatcttctCCGCCCATTCGAGCGGATCCAAAGGGCTGACACTAGATCACTAGTAGTGGCTAATGATTCACATCATACGCATTTGACTTAAAGACGACCATCTGATTGTCTTTGCCCATTTCGCGGACCCATATGCATCAAAATTAGTCGAGATGTAACTCCCAAAAATACTATAAGTTCAAacattattttattattttctatcGTTGGGTATCATCTGCACATTTATATCACTTTTACAATCATTATCTCATCCCTTATCAACGCATCTCGAATATCACCCATACTCATGCCGTCACGCCTTTTCTTCCATCCCAGTCACAACATCGCCTCCCTTTTCCATGTCTTTCTCACTTGCTCTCATCACTCCTCCATTTTCTGTACCCATCGCcgctttcctttcctcctttctcttcgcCCTAGCAGCTCTCTTATCATTTCTCTCCTGTTCCTCCCTCATCTGTTTAATCAATGGACTCTTCGCTCTGATCTTGGATCCCCATTTGtagaaaatgaaaggaaTGGGAATCAGAAAGACCTGTACTAATCCCAGAAGAGTTCCAGCCCATTGCGGTTTAAGCGCACCATACATCGCCGGCCCAGCCAATGGTAATGTACCTCCAACAATCGATCTGACCACACTATTTCCCGCCAATGCGGATGCCGAATAAATACCGTATGAGCCAGCGAGATAATTCGTTCCGTAGATGAACACTAAGGTATTTCCTGCTCCGAAAGGAATGCCGGCGAGAATAGGCCAGACCCAATGAATGGTGATGGGAACGCAAGTCCAAGAAAACCAGAGTTGACCGATGGGACATAAAATAGCTGCTATACAAATAATGCTGACCGAAGCTTCGGGTGGAACTTTTCCGGTCTCGGGATCTTTCTTATGCGAGTTGATCATTTTGCGAATAAGTGGTTCAGCAACAATTCCGAGCATAGTTCCTAATCCAATTCCTAGGAAAGCGAGACCGGTCTGGCCGAGGCTCCATCCACGCATGTCCGTGAAAATAATCGGGTAGGCGACGAAACAAAGATAAAGGATGCCATATATCACCTAAGTGCACCAATTAGTATGAATTATTCCCATAATGTAAGAATCTCAACCGAGCAATTTTTGTATAATAACACCACAAAGAATTCTAAATATTCCGAATGGTAGTTCGACAATCGTAGAGCTTCAATGTGCAGATTCAATCAAATCGCCTTGACAGCTTGAGACAATGATCCAttgtgaatatattgaatcacTTTCAGACATTTGAAGCCTCTGATTGTGGGCCTGCCAGCTAGAATATTGGAAACTTGATATTGCAGTACCAAAATTGACGAAATCAAGATATGAGAAAAACCTACAGCAATGTACGTATTCCAAAACCAAAGAATTGGCTCTGTAGTACTTAGAACGAATGGCCGAGAAAGATTaatcttcaagatctcaTAGactataataaaaaaatcagtGTCTGTCAATAGGTGGAAACTTCATCATCCACTCACAGCTCTTCTTTTGATCGTATCGACACCAATATCGCTCATCGCCCGTTTCTTTGCGCATTCTTGCTGCCTTCTTGATTAAGATGACTGGTGCATAAGTCTCTTTGACAAATCCGCAAGCTATCCAAGCGCATCCGGAAAGTATCATCACAATCCAATTtgtccatctccatcctAAGTATTCTGCAGCAAAACCACCGATGAGGGGGCCCGTTACTGGACCATTCATTGGCCCAATACTCCAGATACTAAAAACCAATGCCCGGTATTGGTCCGTTGTGATATCTGCGACTGTTCCAGGAGAGTTTGATATCATAGCAGCACCTGCAAGAGCACTGTATTTCTATCAGTATCGGAGAAACACGAGGAATTGCATTTTAACGTACCCAACAAACCTAACACCCAAGACCTCCCCTAATGAAGTTGCCAAGGCACACGGTAGAACCatcaaagagaagaaagccAGGGATCCAATATAAACTGGTCTTCTACCCCAAATCTCACTCAACGGTGCAAGAACCAAACTACCAGTCGCCAATCCGAGTAAATATGTCGTCACACCCAATGTAGCTAGTGGTTCACTTGTGACGGAGAATTCTTTCATCATGCCTGGCATGCTGGATGTATAAGACGAACTATACAAAACCGTAGACCATGTCGCAAAACTAACGGCAAAGATTGTATAGGATCGATACCACAAAGGCCAGTTCCTTGGATCATCAGGATCGTTGTCTTCGAAATCAACTTCGAATGATGGGTTCCGTGATCCAGTAGTCGCGTATGATGTACCGGTTCTCGTATAACTTAATTGGGCATGCGCGAGTTGTTCGGCAACCGTTTCAAGATTTGGAGTGAGAGCCTGTTCAAGAGGGGCAAGAGGATCACTATTGATTGAATCGGACGATAAAGAGGTGATAGAAGGAGCATGCGAAAGCGGAGGGTAGTGATTTTCATGATCTGATAATGAAGATGCGAGAGTCACAGAAGCTGtatttgaggatttgaaatCATGGAGATCATCCTTCTCAAGGCCTGTATGGTCCGTCATAGTGAAGTGATAGTTCAAAGACTTATGGGGAACCAAGTCTTTCCCTTATTCTTGTCACCCAAACGTACTTGAGAAAAGGCGATCAATGCGCTTTGATATTCTACTCATGAAAGTTTGAACGTATCAAGAAATACTAAGAACAATAGTGAGTAAGCAagtaaagatattaaaactGCAAACCACTTTCCGATGGGAAGGGAATCATTTAAGAATGAGAGAAAGCAAATGCATCGATGAAGTGAAAATTGTGGGCACTGATGATCTTTAAAGGTCGAGATGACAAACCTCGCAATCAGACAATCTAGCACCTACCCCGGTTCCAGAGCGAAGATCCATCGCGGCCACTAATTCCGCtcaagcttttttttttttgttggtTCGCTAGGCAAATCGTGCTCAACAAGTACGATAGTACATGCTCGAGACATGGTACAGATACCTAGTACGCAGTTAAGTAGTCGAGGACTCGCGGTGGTCACTGGTGAGCGAG
It encodes:
- the Bcyhk8 gene encoding Bcyhk8, with the translated sequence MTDHTGLEKDDLHDFKSSNTASVTLASSLSDHENHYPPLSHAPSITSLSSDSINSDPLAPLEQALTPNLETVAEQLAHAQLSYTRTGTSYATTGSRNPSFEVDFEDNDPDDPRNWPLWYRSYTIFAVSFATWSTVLYSSSYTSSMPGMMKEFSVTSEPLATLGVTTYLLGLATGSLVLAPLSEIWGRRPVYIGSLAFFSLMVLPCALATSLGEVLGVRFVGALAGAAMISNSPGTVADITTDQYRALVFSIWSIGPMNGPVTGPLIGGFAAEYLGWRWTNWIVMILSGCAWIACGFVKETYAPVILIKKAARMRKETGDERYWCRYDQKKSFYEILKINLSRPFVLSTTEPILWFWNTYIAVIYGILYLCFVAYPIIFTDMRGWSLGQTGLAFLGIGLGTMLGIVAEPLIRKMINSHKKDPETGKVPPEASVSIICIAAILCPIGQLWFSWTCVPITIHWVWPILAGIPFGAGNTLVFIYGTNYLAGSYGIYSASALAGNSVVRSIVGGTLPLAGPAMYGALKPQWAGTLLGLVQVFLIPIPFIFYKWGSKIRAKSPLIKQMREEQERNDKRAARAKRKEERKAAMGTENGGVMRASEKDMEKGGDVVTGMEEKA